Proteins from one Malaya genurostris strain Urasoe2022 chromosome 2, Malgen_1.1, whole genome shotgun sequence genomic window:
- the LOC131432973 gene encoding DNA mismatch repair protein spellchecker 1 — protein MANVRPLQCLNLDTIQQKYFMKFFRTLPDKPATTIRFFDRSDYYSCHGPDADFVAKCVFKSTTVVKIMAPAGSDFELPYVVLSKSNFESFVRDLLLVRNYRVEIYILKGCSTKTSNEWVLEFKGSPGNLAQFEDILYANNDMVAGSALIALHVKQQAKQKVIGISCVDTHERQFLVSEIIDNDFYSELEALIVILSPKECILPTADSQYERIINLLKRNNVVVTTKKKQDFSLEKNDVIQDLNKLLRFSKGQQESANTIPETSKTIALAALGVAIRYLDLVNDSSNHGQYQMKLLNLKRFVHLDAAAVTALNLFPKPGFNMNSPAFRWHCLLGVLDRCRTPQGHRLMAQWIKQPLRNYEMIKDRHDIVECLVDNAQTRSELHDLHLKRLPDILLVIRKLLRKKASLQDIFRLYQVVLRVPKIFQLLEMLENTAIRSVISNPMKDALGDLKLFKAMVEQILDLEAIERGEYLVTHTFNNELKELKKQMDEIVGKMKRLLSKIAGELGLEEGNSIKLDFVGHIGYHFRISLKDETLIRKNSKFQILDAIKGGVRFSNETLTDYNTDFTATKESYQEQQKSIVDEVVRIAIGYVEPWTILNNQIAQLDCFLSFAVAATSAPEPYIRPRLHPEGEGFMKLVRLRHPCIELQEDVNYIANDADFQKDKTMMYIITGPNMGGKSTFIRSVGVAVLMAHVGAFVPCAEADITIVDSILGRIGANDNLSKGLSTFMVEMVETAGVIRTATERSLVIIDELGRGTSTYEGCGIAWSIAEYLAKEKKCFTLFATHFHEITEIADTIKSVYSCHMEAIADKENFTLLYQVQPGVMQKSFGIQVAILANFPKDVVELAQNLYDECEDHYNRLQANNDREGVKVFLDSIDKISNVNPNSDEAVKKMLQDVHTNVRNCNSPYFRNFFPHLYT, from the exons AAACCAGCTACCACAATTCGATTCTTTGATCGATCCGACTACTACAGTTGTCACGGCCCCGATGCTGATTTTGTCGCAAAATGTGTGTTCAAATCGACGACCGTAGTCAAAATAATGGCTCCGGCAGGTTCGGACTTCGAATTACCATATGTTGTCCTAAGCAAATCCAATTTTGAAAGCTTTGTGCGAGATCTTCTGCTTGTACGCAATTATCGAGTGGAGATCTACATACTTAAAGGATGCTCAACGAAAACGTCTAACGAATGGGTGCTGGAGTTCAAAGGATCGCCAGGAAATCTAGCTCAATTTGAAGATATACTGTATGCCAACAATGATATGGTTGCAGGTTCTGCATTAATTGCACTACATGTAAAACAGCAAGCTAAGCAGAAAGTCATTGGAATATCGTGTGTTGATACGCACGAAAGACAATTTCTGGTATCCGAGATCATTGATAACGATTTTTACTCCGAACTGGAGGCGTTGATTGTTATTCTTAGTCCTAAAGAGTGTATTCTGCCAACAGCCGACTCCCAG TACGAGCGCATCATAAACCTATTGAAGCGAAATAATGTAGTGGTGACTACTAAAAAGAAACAAGACTTTTCTCTCGAGAAGAATGATGTTATACAAGATTTAAACAAATTGCTTAGATTTTCTAAAGGTCAGCAAGAAAGTGCCAATACTATACCAGAAACATCGAAGACGATTGCGCTTGCTGCACTAGGTGTAGCAATACGTTACTTGGATTTGGTAAACGATTCATCTAACCACGGTCAATATCAGATGAAACTTCTAAATCTAAAAAG gTTCGTTCATTTGGATGCCGCTGCGGTTACTGCTCTGAATCTGTTCCCTAAGCCAGGTTTCAATATGAACTCACCTGCTTTTAGATGGCACTGTTTGTTAGGTGTACTAGATCGTTGTCGAACACCCCAGGGCCATCGATTGATGGCTCAATGGATCAAGCAGCCATTGCGGAATTACGAAATGATCAAGGACCGTCATGACATTGTCGAGTGTTTGGTAGATAATGCTCAAACTCGCTCAGAGTTGCACGATTTACACCTGAAGCGTCTTCCAGATATACTTCTAGTGATTAGGAAATTGCTTAGAAAGAAGGCCTCATTGCAAGATATTTTCCGGCTGTATCAGGTGGTATTACGCGTTCCTAAAATTTTTCAGCTACTTGAAATGCTGGAGAATACGGCAATTAGAAGTGTTATTTCTAATCCGATGAAAGATGCGTTGGGAGATCTAAAACTGTTTAAAGCGATGGTTGAGCAAATATTAGATCTAGAAGCTATTGAACGTGGAGAGTATTTGGTAACCCATACGTTTAACAATGAATTGAAAGAACTCAAGAAACAGATGGATGAAATCGTTGGAAAAATGAAACGCTTGCTTTCGAAGATAGCTGGCGAGCTTGGGTTGGAGGAAGGTAATTCAATCAAATTGGATTTTGTTGGTCATATCGGGTATCATTTTCGGATTTCACTCAAAGATGAAACACTTATacgcaaaaattcaaaattccag ATACTAGATGCAATCAAAGGCGGTGTTAGATTCTCGAATGAGACGCTTACTGATTATAATACCGATTTCACTGCCACGAAGGAATCATATCAAGAGCAACAAAAGTCGATTGTAGATGAAGTTGTACGGATTGCCATCGGCTATGTTGAACCTTGGACAATTTTGAATAATCAGATTGCCCAACTTGATTGTTTCTTGAGTTTTGCTGTTGCCGCTACAAGTGCACCAGAGCCATATATACGACCAAGACTACATCCAGAGGGAGAAGGTTTTATGAAATTGGTTCGACTGCGTCATCCATGTATAGAACTACAAGAAGATGTTAACTATATAGCAAATGATGCCGATTTTCAAAAAGATAAGACCATGATGTATATCATAACCGGCCCAAATATGGGTGGTAAAAGCACTTTTATTCGTTCCGTGGGAGTTGCCGTTTTAATGGCTCATGTAGGAGCTTTTGTACCGTGCGCTGAAGCCGATATAACGATAGTAGACTCCATTCTTGGTAGAATTGGTGCAAATGACAATCTAAGTAAGGGTCTCAGTACATTTATGGTTGAAATGGTAGAAACTGCAGGAGTTATACGAACAGCAACAGAAAGATCTTTGGTTATCATTGACGAACTCGGTCGTGGGACATCAACATACGAGGGATGTGGCATCGCGTGGTCTATAGCGGAATATTTGGcgaaagaaaagaaatgttttacactgtttGCAActcattttcatgaaattaccGAAATAGCCGATACTATCAAATCTGTTTACAGCTGTCACATGGAAGCCATTGCTGATAAGGAAAACTTTACCTTGTTGTATCAAGTTCAACCGGGTGTAATGCAGAAAAGCTTCGGCATACAAGTTGCAATACTGGCAAACTTCCCCAAAGATGTAGTAGAG cTGGCACAAAATTTGTATGACGAATGTGAAGACCATTATAACCGTTTACAAGCAAACAATGATAGGGAAGGGGTCAAAGTTTTCCTAGATTCAATCgataaaatttcaaatgtaaATCCAAACAGTGACGAAGCAGTTAAAAAAATGCTGCAGGATGTTCATACTAATGTTCGAAATTGTAACAGCCCATACTTCCGCAATTTTTTCCCACACCTGTATACCTGA